Proteins encoded together in one Impatiens glandulifera chromosome 1, dImpGla2.1, whole genome shotgun sequence window:
- the LOC124920557 gene encoding phospholipid:diacylglycerol acyltransferase 1-like, which yields MPPIRRRRTSSKASENEISEAEISSTKPPLDDYNAAEDSNNDKGKKFRETKKKKRADAKGQKWSCIDSCCWLVGCICTIWWILLFLYNAMPASFPQYVTEAITGPMPDPPGVKLFKEGLRAKHPVVFVPGIVTGGLELWEGHHCMEGLFRKRLWGGTFGEVYRRPLCWVEHMSLDNETGLDPLDIRVRPVSGLVAADYFAPGYFVWAVLIANLARIGYEEKTMYMAAYDWRLSFQNTEVRDQTLSRIKSNIELMVATNGGNKAVIIPHSMGVLYFLHFMKWVEAPAPMGGGGGSDWCAKHIKAVVNIGGPFLGVPKAVSGLFSAEAKDIAVARAIAPGVLDKDLFGLQTLQHIMRMSRTWDSTMSMIPKGGDTIWGGVDWAPEEGHVPNKRRQKINTSEESGQNETNDDISPAKSANYGRMVSFGQAVAEAPVSEIERIDFRGAVKGNNLANNTCRDVWTEYHDMGIGGIKAVAEYKVYTAGDILDLLHFVAPKMMDRGSAHFSYGIADDLDDPKYEHYKYWSNPLETKLPEAPDMEIFTMYGVGIPTERAYVYRLTPSADCYIPFQIDVSAYSCENGGDSCLKGGVFTVEGDETVPALSAGFMCAKGWRGKTRFNPSGIPTYVREYDHSPPSNLLEGRGTQSGAHVDIMGNFALIEDIIRIAAGASGNDLGGDQVYTDIFEWSKKIDLKL from the exons ATGCCTCCGATTCGACGAAGAAGGACATCATCCAAGGCATCTGAAAATGAAATATCCGAGGCAGAGATTTCTTCTACAAAACCACCTCTCGACGATTATAACGCCGCCGAGGATAGTAATAATGACAAGGGCAAGAAATTCAGagaaacgaagaagaagaaaagggcCGACGCCAAGGGACAGAAATGGTCATGTATAGACAGTTGCTGCTGGTTGGTCGGATGCATATGTACAATATGGTGGATccttttgtttttatacaatgCCATGCCGGCGTCCTTCCCGCAGTACGTCACGGAAGCTATTACCGGACCCATGCCTGATCCTCCCGGCGTCAAGCTGTTCAAGGAGGGACTAAGAGCAAAACATCCCGTCGTCTTCGTGCCGGGAATCGTCACCGGAGGGCTCGAGCTCTGGGAGGGGCATCATTGCATGGAAGGATTGTTCAGGAAGCGCCTCTGGGGTGGCACCTTTGGAGAAGTTTATAGAAG ACCCTTGTGTTGGGTGGAACATATGTCTTTGGACAATGAAACCGGTTTAGATCCCCTTGATATAAGGGTCAGGCCTGTATCTGGACTTGTCGCGGCAGATTATTTTGCTCCAGGATATTTTGTTTGGGCAGTTCTGATAGCAAACTTGGCTCGAATTGGTTATGAGGAAAAAACTATGTATATGGCTGCTTATGACTGGAGACTCTCTTTTCAGAACACTGAG GTGCGTGATCAAACATTAAGCCGAATCAAAAGTAACATTGAACTCATGGTTGCTACAAATGGTGGAAATAAGGCAGTCATTATTCCACATTCTATGGGTGTCTTGTATTTTTTGCATTTCATGAAGTGGGTGGAGGCACCAGCTCCAATGGGTGGAGGGGGTGGGTCAGATTGGTGTGCTAAACATATAAAGGCAGTAGTGAACATCGGAGGACCATTTTTAGGTGTCCCAAAAGCTGTTTCAGGTCTTTTCTCTGCTGAAGCCAAGGATATTGCAGTTGCCAG AGCAATTGCACCTGGGGTTTTGGATAAGGATTTATTTGGTCTTCAAACTCTACAGCATATAATGAGGATGTCGCGTACGTGGGATTCAACTATGTCCATGATTCCTAAAGGTGGAGACACCATTTGGGGTGGCGTTGACTGGGCTCCTGAAGAAGGTCATGTCCCTAACAAGAGAAGGCAAAAAATCAATACATCTGAAGAGTCAGGTCAGAATGAAACCAATGATGATATCTCGCCAGCAAAATCCGCTAACTATGGAAGGATGGTATCATTTGGGCAGGCTGTAGCTGAGGCGCCTGTATCAGAGATTGAGAGAATTGACTTTAgg GGCGCTGTTAAGGGTAACAATCTGGCAAATAACACCTGCCGTGATGTGTGGACAGAATATCATGACATGGGAATTGGAGGTATTAAAGCTGTTGCAGAATACAAGGTTTATACGGCTGGAGATATTCTTGATTTACTTCACTTTGTTGCGCCAAAAATGATGGACCGTGGTAGTGCACATTTCTCGTATGGGATAGCTGATGATCTGGATGACCCAAAATACGAGCATTACAAATATTGGTCAAACCCACTTGAAACAAA ATTACCAGAGGCTCCAGATATGGAAATCTTCACAATGTATGGTGTTGGCATCCCCACGGAAAGAGCTTATGTTTACAGGCTTACTCCTTCGGCAGACTGCTACATTCCATTCCAGATTGATGTTTCAGCATATAGTTGTGAAAATGGGGGGGATAGCTGTCTGAAAGGTGGGGTTTTTACAGTGGAGGGAGACGAAACTGTTCCTGCTTTAAGTGCAGGATTCATGTGTGCAAAAGGTTGGAGGGGAAAAACCAGATTTAATCCTTCAGGAATTCCAACTTATGTCCGGGAATATGACCATTCTCCTCCTTCCAATCTTCTAGAAGGACGTGGGACCCAGAGTGGGGCTCATGTAGATATAATGGGGAATTTTGCGTTGATTGAGGACATCATAAGGATAGCTGCTGGTGCTTCTGGAAATGATTTGGGTGGCGATCAGGTCTACACTGACATCTTCGAATGGTCCAAGAAAATAGATTTGAAACTCTAA
- the LOC124918739 gene encoding solute carrier family 25 member 44-like, with product MSLSAPLIDDEGPRQDIQLAATDIDWQMLDKSKFFFLGAALFSGVSGVLYPVVVLKTRQQVCESQFSCFRIASRVLRYEGLRGLYRGFGTSLMGTIPARALYMTALEITKSEVGSATMGMGFTEGAAAAIANGAAGLSAAMAAQVVWTPVDVVSQRLMVQEAAATCNNNKYVGGIDAFRKIMNSNGVRGLYRGFGMSILTYAPSNAVWWASYAIVQRLVWDGVGDYEDGMNSSSSSSSSITTSSSSKTTVMGVQGFSAAIAGGVSALITMPLDTIKTRLQVLDHENGRRGGGPTVVETVRKLVREGGWMACYRGLGPRWASMSISSATMITTYEYLKRLSAKNQDAFLVS from the coding sequence ATGAGTCTCAGTGCACCCTTGATAGATGATGAAGGTCCTCGGCAGGATATACAGTTAGCGGCTACCGATATTGATTGGCAAATGCTTGATAAATCTAAATTCTTCTTCCTTGGTGCTGCTCTGTTTTCGGGTGTGTCAGGGGTTCTGTACCCAGTTGTTGTCTTGAAGACTCGCCAGCAAGTTTGTGAATCTCAGTTTTCTTGCTTCAGGATTGCCAGCAGAGTTCTCCGATACGAGGGACTGAGAGGCCTTTACAGAGGATTTGGAACTTCGCTAATGGGTACAATCCCTGCCAGGGCATTGTACATGACAGCCCTTGAGATAACAAAAAGCGAGGTTGGATCGGCTACAATGGGGATGGGATTCACAGAGGGGGCCGCGGCTGCAATTGCAAATGGGGCTGCAGGACTGAGTGCAGCCATGGCTGCGCAGGTTGTTTGGACGCCTGTTGATGTCGTGAGCCAAAGGCTAATGGTGCAGGAAGCTGCAGCTACCTGTAATAATAACAAGTATGTGGGGGGGATTGATGCTTTTAGGAAGATTATGAATAGTAATGGAGTTAGAGGTCTGTATAGAGGTTTTGGGATGTCAATATTGACATATGCACCTTCAAATGCAGTTTGGTGGGCTTCTTATGCAATTGTGCAAAGGCTTGTTTGGGATGGTGTTGGGGATTACGAAGATGGTATgaactcttcttcttcttcttcttcttctattacTACTAGTAGTTCTTCCAAGACTACTGTAATGGGAGTCCAGGGGTTTAGTGCAGCTATCGCAGGTGGTGTCTCTGCATTGATCACAATGCCGTTAGATACCATTAAGACAAGGTTACAGGTTTTGGATCATGAAAATGGAAGGAGAGGAGGAGGGCCGACTGTGGTTGAGACAGTAAGGAAATTAGTGAGAGAAGGTGGTTGGATGGCTTGTTACAGAGGATTGGGGCCGCGATGGGCTTCCATGTCAATTTCTTCAGCCACCATGATCACCACATACGAATATCTGAAACGCCTTTCAGCCAAGAATCAAGATGCCTTCCTTGTCAGTTAA